One Aegilops tauschii subsp. strangulata cultivar AL8/78 chromosome 7, Aet v6.0, whole genome shotgun sequence genomic window carries:
- the LOC109756474 gene encoding noroxomaritidine synthase 2-like produces MALSFLLQLLLLALPLLLVFLIKCRRSSNPLLPTELPIVGMLPSLIANWNNLHDYAAAFLSASGHNFEVRGPPATSVRYLVTCSPANVRHIFTTNFANYVKGEELAAVLGLLDGTIVTADGESWRRQRDTIHRVLTRPRLLATLSRCCRDKMAGGLVPLLSHMTNARAAFDMEDLLGRLVLDITVDNPNPDPDFLNRGREPTDFLIRTFINFMVAMHDPMGSALSWLIYNLATHPHAMLAIREELAPIAAAQRKSARGVVVFEPDETKDLVYQRAAMFESLRLYPIAPMERKEVLADDLLPSGHKVRAGSTILISTYSMGRLEEVWGEDCREYRPERWLSSNADGSGHTLRHVPSHEFVAFNTGPRACLGKNISVALVTSIVATVAWNFDVEVLHSNTVKPKLSVILQMKNGLMAKVKRRSEGD; encoded by the exons ATGGCACTCTCCTTCTTGCTTCAACTACTACTCCTAGCACTACCCCTTCTCCTCGTCTTCCTTATCAAATGTAGGAGATCAAGCAACCCATTGCTGCCAACGGAATTGCCTATCGTGGGCATGCTCCCTAGCCTTATCGCCAACTGGAACAACCTTCATGACTACGCCGCAGCCTTCTTGTCCGCCTCCGGGCACAACTTCGAGGTACGCGGCCCTCCGGCCACCAGCGTACGGTACCTCGTCACCTGCAGCCCGGCCAATGTTCGCCACATCTTCACCACCAACTTCGCCAACTACGTCAAGGGTGAGGAGCTCGCTGCGGTCCTTGGACTACTGGACGGCACCATAGTCACCGCCGACGGCGAGTCCTGGCGCCGGCAGCGCGACACCATCCATCGTGTCCTGACCAGGCCACGGCTGCTGGCCACCCTATCCCGCTGCTGCCGCGACAAGATGGCAGGGGGCCTCGTGCCATTGCTAAGCCACATGACGAACGCGCGGGCCGCCTTCGACATGGAGGACTTGCTTGGGAGGCTCGTGCTCGACATCACT GTCGACAACCCCAACCCGGACCCGGATTTTCTTAACCGGGGCAGAGAGCCCACTGACTTCCTCATCAGGACGTTCATCAACTTCATGGTGGCGATGCATGACCCGATGGGGTCGGCCCTGTCGTGGCTCATCTACAACCTCGCCACGCACCCGCACGCCATGCTTGCCATCCGCGAGGAGCTGGCGCCGATCGCCGCCGCACAACGCAAATCTGCCAGGGGCGTCGTGGTGTTTGAGCCAGACGAGACCAAAGACCTAGTGTACCAGCGCGCGGCCATGTTCGAGTCACTGAGGCTGTACCCGATCGCGCCCATGGAGCGCAAGGAGGTCCTCGCCGACGACCTGCTGCCTAGCGGCCACAAGGTGCGGGCCGGCAGCACCATCCTGATCTCCACCTACAGCATGGGGAGATTGGAGGAGGTGTGGGGAGAGGACTGCCGGGAGTACAGGCCGGAGAGGTGGCTGTCATCCAACGCAGACGGGAGCGGCCACACGCTGCGGCACGTGCCGTCTCATGAGTTCGTCGCATTCAACACCGGACCGAGGGCGTGCCTCGGCAAGAACATCTCCGTGGCGCTGGTGACATCCATCGTCGCCACGGTGGCGTGGAACTTCGATGTGGAGGTGCTGCATAGTAACACCGTGAAGCCTAAGCTGTCGGTTATTCTGCAGATGAAGAACGGGCTCATGGCCAAAGTTAAGAGGAGATCAGAGGGCGACTGA